Proteins encoded together in one Vicinamibacteria bacterium window:
- the rpsT gene encoding 30S ribosomal protein S20 has translation MAHSLSAKKRVRQNAKLRARNRAHRTRLRTQMKKLRQVVEAGDAEDAKKLLPNTMSLVDVMVKKGIIHENAGNRYKSRLGRRVA, from the coding sequence ATGGCACATAGTCTCTCGGCGAAGAAGCGCGTTCGCCAAAACGCCAAGCTTCGAGCCCGAAATCGAGCTCACCGCACGCGGCTGCGCACTCAGATGAAGAAGCTCCGCCAGGTCGTCGAGGCCGGAGACGCGGAAGACGCGAAGAAGCTTCTCCCCAACACGATGTCGCTCGTCGATGTCATGGTCAAGAAGGGCATCATTCACGAGAACGCTGGCAACCGCTACAAGTCACGCCTCGGCCGACGGGTGGCC